One genomic segment of Fervidobacterium pennivorans includes these proteins:
- the rdgB gene encoding RdgB/HAM1 family non-canonical purine NTP pyrophosphatase, producing MNVLNNTEPANQEKVKIYIASKNNHKIEEIKLVVPEFVELETVNWEIDVEETGETFIENSIIKALEYGKEIGQPVIADDSGLSIDVLGGFPGVMSARYLEGASYVEKMESILQLMRNYEERSAKFVCAATYFNPIKNFLISVEGYVEGTISREIRGDKGFGYDPIFIPKGYDKTFGELGEEVKKHISHRSVAFKKLFEFLMKVGEIVI from the coding sequence GTGAACGTGTTAAACAATACAGAACCTGCAAATCAAGAAAAGGTAAAAATCTACATTGCATCAAAGAACAATCACAAAATCGAAGAGATAAAACTCGTTGTCCCGGAATTTGTAGAACTTGAAACAGTGAACTGGGAGATTGATGTTGAAGAAACCGGTGAGACATTCATTGAGAATTCCATCATCAAGGCTCTCGAATATGGAAAGGAAATAGGACAGCCAGTAATAGCCGATGATTCAGGTCTTTCTATAGACGTGCTGGGTGGCTTTCCCGGTGTTATGAGTGCCAGGTATTTGGAAGGGGCAAGTTATGTTGAAAAGATGGAGAGCATCCTTCAGTTGATGAGAAATTACGAAGAACGAAGCGCAAAGTTTGTGTGTGCCGCTACGTATTTCAATCCTATTAAGAATTTCTTGATTTCTGTAGAAGGTTATGTTGAAGGAACAATCAGTCGAGAGATACGCGGGGATAAAGGTTTTGGCTATGATCCCATATTTATTCCAAAAGGCTACGATAAGACATTTGGTGAGCTTGGTGAAGAAGTGAAAAAGCACATAAGCCACAGGAGCGTGGCGTTTAAAAAGTTGTTCGAATTTCTGATGAAAGTTGGGGAGATTGTAATATGA
- a CDS encoding peptidyl-prolyl cis-trans isomerase: MKKLTVFLVLFISLLTFAQQDIVAVVNGRNVTMDEWNREANVQKLLLDIQNSNQTFYKVLTTSTEGAILIEKYKLEVLDQLVRKVLFIQFAEKLGVAPDDKTVKEDVDNEIKKMLTELKMTEQQLDEYLVQLGMGKLEDYRQKLYFQRKYSLSLANAYTYYLKNLAVTDEEIKSYYEKNKDKYTVPAQYDLLVFKTNDKSTADTLRLDVVKGLSNDEILKKYNLSPVVNGYVNINDTSKIPQSLWIFITSAVKGTTLPVQQVGNEYYVVKVRDIKVGSTKTLSEVSEEIKNTLIASKQEEASKKLLEDFEKFRKDSKIEIRYKSPIVK; the protein is encoded by the coding sequence ATGAAGAAACTAACAGTGTTTTTGGTATTGTTCATCAGTTTACTTACGTTCGCTCAGCAAGACATTGTTGCTGTTGTTAATGGAAGAAACGTCACCATGGACGAATGGAACAGGGAGGCGAATGTTCAGAAATTGCTCTTAGATATTCAAAACTCAAACCAAACGTTTTACAAGGTTTTAACAACTTCTACAGAGGGAGCTATTTTGATAGAAAAATACAAATTGGAAGTCCTGGACCAACTTGTCCGCAAGGTCTTATTTATCCAGTTTGCTGAGAAACTTGGGGTTGCACCTGATGATAAGACTGTTAAAGAAGATGTTGATAACGAAATAAAGAAAATGCTTACTGAACTCAAGATGACCGAACAACAATTAGACGAATACTTGGTACAGCTCGGAATGGGCAAGCTCGAAGATTACAGGCAAAAACTCTATTTCCAACGAAAATATTCACTATCACTTGCTAACGCTTACACTTACTATCTTAAAAACCTCGCGGTTACAGATGAAGAGATAAAGTCTTACTACGAAAAAAACAAGGACAAATACACAGTTCCGGCTCAATATGATTTACTTGTTTTCAAAACGAACGACAAATCGACAGCGGATACGTTAAGATTAGATGTTGTGAAAGGTCTTTCGAACGACGAAATATTGAAAAAATACAACCTGTCCCCTGTTGTCAACGGATATGTTAACATTAACGACACATCGAAAATTCCACAATCACTCTGGATATTTATCACCAGTGCTGTTAAAGGTACTACGTTACCAGTCCAGCAAGTGGGGAACGAATACTACGTTGTGAAGGTAAGAGACATAAAAGTTGGTAGCACGAAAACTCTTAGTGAAGTTAGTGAGGAAATAAAAAACACCTTGATTGCATCAAAGCAAGAGGAAGCATCGAAAAAACTTTTGGAGGATTTCGAAAAATTTAGAAAAGATTCGAAGATAGAAATAAGGTACAAAAGTCCTATTGTGAAATGA
- a CDS encoding potassium channel family protein: protein MAKTESKTLGVIERNLLNRVKNALVSVLLIFLIGTLYYWLFEGYSLTDAIFFVGITISTVGYGMHEQLSAFGKFFTVMLIFAGLSVVLYNVSYVTALLVEGELIKLMKQKRVERKVSKMKDHVIVVGAGNIGTKVINQLLRLNEPVVAIDSLVTEEELREKITDSSKTNNVVFVKGDATSEEVLLRAGIKQARALVTTLPNDALNIFVTLTAKNLNPNIYVVSNISNISNLTKFIYAGVDHPIATAEIAGLKIVEALTFLKKRENIIDVLNISDKAFQVEIIDIKNTKLAGKKIEELKLKEKYSVYIIGLLKDKALVLGPSKNEVLTDDSKAVLFGEVNGLSKFREDFLNT, encoded by the coding sequence ATGGCAAAAACGGAATCAAAAACCTTGGGAGTTATAGAAAGAAACTTACTAAATAGAGTAAAAAATGCTTTAGTTAGTGTTTTGCTTATATTTTTAATTGGAACCTTGTACTACTGGCTGTTTGAAGGTTACTCACTTACAGATGCTATTTTCTTTGTTGGAATAACCATATCGACAGTTGGTTATGGAATGCATGAGCAACTTTCAGCGTTTGGTAAGTTTTTTACTGTGATGCTTATATTTGCTGGTTTATCAGTTGTTTTGTATAACGTGTCGTATGTAACAGCTCTGCTAGTTGAGGGTGAATTAATCAAACTGATGAAACAAAAAAGAGTGGAAAGAAAGGTGTCAAAGATGAAGGACCATGTAATTGTTGTTGGAGCTGGAAACATAGGAACAAAGGTTATAAATCAGTTGTTAAGGTTGAACGAACCGGTTGTTGCAATAGACAGCCTTGTGACTGAAGAAGAGCTTAGGGAAAAAATAACCGACAGTTCAAAAACAAATAACGTAGTTTTTGTAAAGGGCGATGCAACGAGCGAAGAAGTATTATTAAGGGCTGGTATCAAGCAAGCGAGGGCTCTTGTTACCACTTTACCAAACGATGCACTCAACATCTTTGTTACCCTGACTGCTAAGAACTTGAATCCAAACATATACGTCGTTTCGAATATATCGAATATATCGAATCTAACAAAATTCATTTACGCAGGGGTAGACCATCCTATTGCAACAGCAGAAATAGCGGGGTTAAAGATTGTCGAAGCGCTGACTTTCCTCAAAAAGCGTGAAAATATTATAGATGTGCTAAACATATCAGACAAAGCCTTTCAGGTTGAAATAATTGATATAAAAAACACAAAACTTGCTGGTAAAAAGATAGAAGAATTGAAACTTAAGGAAAAGTACAGTGTTTACATCATTGGCTTGTTAAAAGACAAAGCTCTGGTCTTAGGTCCCTCAAAGAATGAGGTTTTGACAGATGATAGCAAAGCGGTCCTATTTGGTGAAGTAAACGGTCTTTCAAAGTTCAGAGAAGATTTTTTAAACACGTAA
- the mtnA gene encoding S-methyl-5-thioribose-1-phosphate isomerase, whose product MKAKAQAKGLKTMTMEWNGDALILIDQRRLPFEEVYVTCADYRAVALAIKEMVVRGAPAIGAAAAFGYVLGAKEITRKTYNYEQAMMQLKNVKETLARTRPTAVNLFWALDRMERRAVEHGKFEGLVRVLEEEALKIAIEDIETNKAIGRHGAQLLEDGFTVLTHCNAGALATVDYGTALGVLRAAKEQGKRIKVYADETRPYLQGARLTAWELMKDGFDVTVISDNMAGWVMKQGKINAVIVGADRIAANGDVANKIGTYMVAVLAKRHGIPFYVAAPTSTIDMSIRSGAEIPIEERSHEEVATCGGKRIVPNNVNIYNPAFDVTDNELVTAIITEKGVVYPPYEENLKKLFEEEK is encoded by the coding sequence ATGAAGGCGAAAGCTCAGGCAAAGGGTTTGAAAACCATGACCATGGAATGGAATGGTGATGCTTTGATACTTATTGACCAACGAAGGCTTCCTTTTGAAGAAGTTTACGTAACTTGCGCAGACTATCGTGCAGTTGCGCTTGCTATAAAAGAAATGGTTGTACGAGGAGCTCCAGCTATAGGAGCAGCGGCGGCATTTGGATATGTGCTGGGAGCAAAAGAAATAACAAGAAAAACTTACAATTATGAACAAGCCATGATGCAATTGAAAAACGTGAAAGAAACGCTGGCAAGAACAAGGCCAACAGCTGTAAACCTTTTCTGGGCGCTGGATAGGATGGAACGCAGAGCAGTAGAACACGGAAAATTTGAAGGACTTGTTAGGGTGTTGGAAGAAGAGGCTTTGAAAATTGCGATTGAAGATATAGAAACTAACAAAGCCATTGGCAGGCATGGTGCTCAATTACTTGAAGACGGTTTTACAGTCTTGACGCACTGTAACGCAGGCGCACTTGCAACTGTAGATTACGGAACGGCACTAGGTGTTCTAAGAGCAGCCAAAGAACAGGGCAAACGTATAAAAGTTTACGCAGATGAAACAAGACCGTATCTGCAGGGTGCAAGGCTTACCGCATGGGAATTAATGAAAGATGGGTTTGATGTCACAGTTATAAGTGACAATATGGCAGGATGGGTGATGAAACAGGGAAAAATCAACGCAGTTATCGTCGGAGCTGATAGAATTGCCGCCAACGGTGATGTGGCGAATAAGATAGGGACCTATATGGTTGCCGTTCTTGCGAAAAGACATGGCATACCATTCTATGTTGCTGCCCCAACGAGCACGATAGATATGTCAATAAGAAGCGGAGCGGAAATACCAATTGAAGAGAGGTCTCATGAAGAAGTTGCAACTTGTGGTGGAAAAAGGATAGTTCCAAACAACGTTAACATTTACAACCCCGCTTTCGATGTAACTGACAACGAACTTGTCACTGCGATAATCACGGAAAAAGGGGTAGTTTATCCTCCGTACGAAGAGAATTTGAAAAAGTTATTTGAAGAAGAAAAATAA
- the uvrA gene encoding excinuclease ABC subunit UvrA, with the protein MDRIIVKGARVHNLKNIDVEIPKNKLVVITGLSGSGKSSLAMDTIFIEGQRRYLESLSTYARQFIGELKKPDVDSIEGLSPTIAIDQKSVSHNPRSTVGTVTEIYDYLRVLYAQIGVPHCPYCGRELQRMSVDEIIIHVQKHFQNKRVIIFAPIAREKKGTFKDEFDNFLNKGYTRVEVDGKIYRLDEVPELNKNVRHTINLVIDRLDLSDTDTHRLFQSIELALKEGNGFVLVRTDDDEHLYSEKLSCLSCGFSMPEINPKFFSFNAPYGACPDCHGLGFKLEVDERTLFEEDIPVTQGLRIGHKADGWLPRRIERIVREYGGDPSKPFEQQPEEVKEALLYGTEYFEGLVALVKERYEEYTSEEMREWIVANFFVERTCQTCKGKRLRQEALSVTIKDLSIIDFTELPISKELEIIRALPSELSEKQREAVKELLNEIEKRLDFLEQVGLGYLSLSRNVRTLSGGEAQRIRLATQIGSRLTGVIYVLDEPTIGLHQRDNDRLISMLKELRDLGNTVLVVEHDEEVIRSADYVVDVGPRAGVNGGQIVYAGTLDGLLKCEKSLTGKYLSGKMKIEVPKYRRKGNGKFIRIVGAKHNNLKNITVEFPLGTFICVTGVSGSGKSSLIIDTLYPAIANKLHKTRYEVGEHDRIEGLENIDKIIAIDQSPIGRTPRSNPATYTKVFDAIRELFAMTPEAKARGYDKGRFSFNVKGGRCEACGGQGVVKIEMMFLPEVYVECEVCKGKRYNSETLEVTYKGKNIADVLDMTVDEALEFFQNIPAIKETLQVLSDVGLGYIKLGQPATTLSGGEAQRVKLASELRKKATGRTLYILDEPTVGLHFDDVKKLIEVLNRLVDKGNTVIVIEHNLDVIKSADYIIDLGPEGGDKGGYVVATGTPEEVAKVESSWTGKYLRMVLSNSNDNTDTIQNLLCCDEGEAS; encoded by the coding sequence ATGGACAGGATAATTGTCAAAGGTGCACGTGTGCATAATTTAAAGAATATTGACGTTGAAATCCCAAAGAACAAGCTTGTTGTTATCACCGGTCTGTCCGGTTCTGGAAAAAGCTCGCTTGCGATGGATACAATCTTTATCGAAGGGCAAAGGCGTTATTTGGAAAGTCTTTCCACTTACGCAAGGCAGTTCATAGGTGAACTAAAAAAGCCAGATGTGGATAGTATCGAAGGACTTTCTCCGACTATAGCAATTGACCAAAAGAGCGTATCTCACAACCCCAGGTCAACAGTAGGAACAGTTACCGAGATTTATGACTATCTGCGCGTGTTGTACGCGCAGATAGGTGTTCCACACTGTCCTTATTGTGGCAGAGAACTTCAAAGAATGTCAGTGGATGAAATTATAATACACGTCCAAAAGCATTTTCAAAACAAGCGTGTTATCATATTCGCACCTATCGCACGGGAAAAGAAAGGTACATTTAAAGACGAATTCGATAACTTTCTCAACAAAGGCTACACAAGGGTTGAGGTCGATGGAAAGATATATAGACTCGACGAGGTCCCAGAATTAAATAAGAATGTCAGACACACGATAAATTTAGTCATCGATAGGTTGGACCTGTCCGACACCGACACGCATAGGTTGTTCCAATCCATTGAACTTGCCCTCAAAGAGGGTAATGGTTTTGTTTTGGTAAGAACCGACGACGATGAACACCTTTATTCGGAAAAGCTTTCCTGTCTTTCCTGTGGTTTTTCAATGCCTGAGATAAATCCTAAGTTCTTTTCGTTCAACGCACCGTACGGTGCTTGCCCTGACTGCCACGGATTGGGTTTCAAACTCGAAGTTGATGAACGCACGCTTTTCGAAGAGGATATTCCCGTTACCCAAGGCTTAAGAATAGGACATAAAGCTGACGGATGGCTTCCTAGAAGAATCGAAAGAATTGTTCGAGAATACGGTGGAGACCCTTCCAAACCTTTTGAGCAACAACCCGAAGAGGTTAAAGAGGCGCTTTTATACGGAACTGAGTATTTTGAAGGATTAGTTGCCCTTGTAAAGGAACGATACGAGGAATACACTTCAGAAGAAATGCGTGAATGGATAGTTGCGAACTTTTTCGTGGAACGCACCTGTCAAACATGTAAAGGCAAAAGATTACGTCAGGAAGCTTTGAGCGTCACGATAAAGGACCTAAGCATCATCGATTTTACAGAGCTTCCTATATCAAAAGAATTGGAAATCATTAGGGCGTTGCCATCAGAACTTTCAGAAAAGCAAAGAGAAGCTGTAAAGGAGTTGTTAAACGAGATAGAGAAACGCTTAGATTTCTTGGAACAAGTTGGATTGGGTTATCTTAGCCTTTCAAGAAATGTGCGCACACTCTCGGGAGGAGAAGCCCAAAGAATCAGGCTCGCGACACAAATAGGCTCAAGACTGACTGGCGTAATCTATGTGCTCGATGAACCGACCATCGGATTGCATCAAAGAGATAACGACAGGTTGATATCTATGCTCAAAGAACTGAGAGATTTGGGAAACACCGTACTTGTCGTTGAACACGATGAAGAGGTTATACGGAGCGCGGATTACGTGGTAGATGTGGGACCTCGAGCAGGTGTAAATGGCGGGCAGATTGTTTATGCTGGAACGTTGGATGGTCTTTTGAAATGCGAAAAATCGCTTACGGGAAAGTATCTTTCTGGAAAAATGAAGATAGAGGTACCTAAGTATCGAAGAAAAGGAAACGGGAAGTTTATACGGATTGTTGGTGCAAAGCATAACAATTTGAAGAATATTACTGTTGAGTTTCCACTTGGAACTTTCATATGCGTTACCGGTGTGAGCGGTTCAGGTAAAAGTTCGTTGATTATTGACACACTTTATCCTGCTATAGCGAATAAACTTCACAAAACTCGATACGAAGTTGGGGAACACGATAGGATAGAAGGACTTGAAAATATCGACAAAATCATTGCCATCGACCAATCACCAATTGGTAGAACACCGCGTAGTAATCCTGCCACATACACCAAAGTTTTTGATGCAATTAGGGAGTTGTTCGCTATGACTCCGGAAGCGAAAGCACGTGGTTATGATAAAGGAAGGTTCAGTTTTAATGTTAAAGGTGGAAGGTGTGAAGCTTGTGGAGGACAAGGTGTTGTAAAGATTGAGATGATGTTCTTGCCGGAAGTCTACGTGGAATGTGAGGTATGTAAAGGTAAAAGGTACAACTCGGAAACTTTGGAAGTCACGTACAAAGGGAAAAATATCGCAGATGTTTTAGATATGACTGTCGATGAGGCGCTTGAATTTTTCCAAAATATTCCAGCAATTAAAGAAACGTTGCAAGTTCTATCAGACGTCGGACTCGGTTACATCAAATTAGGTCAGCCAGCAACAACGCTTTCTGGCGGAGAGGCTCAAAGAGTTAAGCTTGCTTCTGAATTAAGAAAAAAAGCTACGGGAAGAACATTGTACATATTGGACGAACCAACCGTCGGACTACACTTTGATGATGTAAAGAAGTTAATAGAAGTTCTTAATAGACTTGTCGATAAAGGAAATACCGTGATTGTTATCGAACATAATTTGGATGTTATAAAGTCTGCTGACTATATAATAGACCTAGGACCCGAGGGTGGAGATAAAGGCGGATACGTCGTTGCAACAGGCACGCCGGAAGAAGTCGCAAAAGTTGAAAGTTCATGGACTGGAAAGTACTTAAGGATGGTACTTTCAAATTCAAATGACAATACAGATACAATCCAAAATTTGTTATGCTGTGATGAGGGGGAAGCATCGTGA
- the mgtE gene encoding magnesium transporter codes for MKVKIQIDIRKLIERGDFRTLKMLLEDQDPNVIYEMIEELETSEKAVVFRLLNKELAAEVFSKLEPDEQYELVKLLTDDEIKSIFKNMDPSDRAELLDELPADVVTKLLSFLPKSEREQTLEVLNYPENSAGRLMSPYFIYVTKSMTVQQALDKVRKFGKDAETIYTIFVVEEDRTLIGNVKLEDLLFAEPDTLIEEIYTPDPIYVKTNTDQEEVAELMKKYDLNAIPVVDNDMRLVGIITIDDIVDVIDEEATEDIHKMAGMSVTTTSYFHTSPLIFIKNRLPWLVGLLLLESVNAFIVHRYEEVLATIPIIAAFMTTMADAGGNTGGQSSTLIIRSMALGDIELKDWWKVLLRESYVGLVLGSILGAVLFVRGFMISHNIVVNFSAALSLLIIIVFANVVGSMLPFIGKLMRIDPAVMAGPLITTIADLAGIWIYFAVVTYMLRIR; via the coding sequence ATGAAGGTAAAAATCCAGATCGACATCCGCAAACTCATCGAGCGCGGTGATTTCCGAACACTGAAAATGCTACTCGAAGACCAAGACCCAAACGTAATTTACGAAATGATTGAAGAACTCGAAACATCAGAAAAAGCTGTAGTATTCCGCCTTTTGAATAAAGAGCTTGCCGCGGAGGTCTTTTCCAAACTTGAGCCTGATGAGCAATACGAACTAGTAAAGCTGCTTACCGATGACGAAATCAAGTCTATTTTCAAAAACATGGACCCTTCCGATAGGGCTGAACTTCTCGATGAATTACCCGCCGATGTTGTTACCAAGTTGCTTTCGTTCCTACCTAAAAGTGAAAGAGAACAAACCCTTGAAGTGCTGAATTACCCCGAAAACTCAGCGGGTCGTTTGATGTCGCCGTATTTTATATACGTGACAAAATCCATGACAGTTCAACAAGCCCTTGATAAGGTGCGCAAGTTTGGAAAAGACGCAGAGACAATCTACACGATTTTCGTAGTGGAAGAAGACAGAACACTTATCGGAAATGTAAAACTCGAGGATTTACTGTTCGCTGAACCTGACACATTGATTGAGGAAATATACACGCCCGACCCGATTTATGTTAAAACCAATACCGACCAAGAAGAAGTCGCCGAACTGATGAAGAAATACGATTTAAATGCTATTCCTGTGGTTGACAACGATATGAGGCTTGTTGGGATTATAACTATAGACGATATCGTTGATGTTATTGATGAAGAAGCAACAGAAGATATTCACAAAATGGCAGGAATGAGTGTTACGACAACTTCTTATTTTCACACGTCACCACTGATTTTTATCAAAAACAGATTACCCTGGCTTGTTGGTCTGCTGTTGCTTGAGAGCGTTAACGCATTTATAGTTCACAGATATGAAGAAGTGCTCGCAACAATTCCTATAATCGCTGCGTTCATGACTACAATGGCCGATGCGGGAGGAAACACGGGTGGACAAAGCAGTACGCTTATAATCCGTAGTATGGCACTGGGCGATATTGAACTAAAAGACTGGTGGAAAGTGCTACTTAGAGAGTCTTACGTTGGACTGGTACTTGGCTCGATATTGGGAGCTGTCCTTTTTGTGCGCGGTTTCATGATTTCACACAACATCGTGGTTAACTTCTCTGCGGCACTTTCCTTGCTCATCATCATCGTCTTTGCAAACGTTGTAGGTTCTATGCTACCATTCATCGGTAAATTGATGAGAATTGACCCCGCTGTTATGGCGGGTCCACTGATAACAACGATAGCAGACCTTGCTGGTATCTGGATATATTTCGCAGTTGTAACTTATATGCTGCGGATAAGATAA
- the leuS gene encoding leucine--tRNA ligase: MKEYRPQEIEPKWQKVWEEKKVFETPQYSEKPKYYALVMFPYPSGTLHVGHVKNYTIGDIVARYKRMQGYNVLHPFGYDAFGLPAENAAIAHKIHPKKWTMDNINTIRGQIKKMGISYDWNREVITCNEDYYKWTQWIFLKLYEAGLAYKKPGAVNWCPSCQTVLANEQVKDGKCERCGTTVTMKHLEQWYFKITDYAEKLLEGLDRLPGWPEHVKTMQRNWIGKSTGAEVDFPVEGLDKKIRIFTTRPDTIYGVTFMAIAPESPLVLELVTDEKRKEVEEFLARVALEDRFKRTSLEAKKEGVFLGRYAINPLTGERIPIYVANYILYEYGTGAIMAVPAHDKRDFDFAKAYGLPIKQVIKPKEGDWNIEEAPYEDEGVMINSGPFDGLDSKKGIEEVIKYIEEKGYGKRSVQYKLRDWLISRQRYWGAPIPIIYCDKCGIVPVPEKNLPVKLPENVEFLPTGQSPLTLSEEFKHTTCPKCGGPAHREVETMDTFVDSSWYFLRYVNPKLEDKPFDTSDVNYWLPVDQYIGGVEHAVLHLLYSRFITKVLHDLGYVGFDEPFQNLFTQGMIYKDGWKMSKSKGNVVSPDDMIEKYGADTLRMYILFMAPPEKDAEWSDAGIEGVNRFVKRLWNNYYKMLDIINSQDGEESEFGKEEKALRRKLHAMIKKIKEDIEGGFKFNTAIAGLMEFNNQLSDYLETVQKPNKKLLREIAEKIALIISPFAPHMAEEMWHDLGKETLIVEERWPDYDEEALKEEEITIVVQVNGKVRGRITVPADSSEDQIKEKAVENVKKLVEGKQIVNIFYVPGKLVNIVVK, translated from the coding sequence ATGAAGGAGTATCGTCCACAAGAGATAGAGCCAAAGTGGCAAAAGGTCTGGGAAGAGAAAAAGGTTTTTGAAACTCCTCAATATTCTGAAAAACCCAAGTATTACGCACTTGTTATGTTCCCTTATCCATCCGGAACATTGCATGTTGGTCACGTTAAGAACTACACAATAGGCGACATCGTTGCAAGGTACAAAAGAATGCAGGGATACAACGTATTACATCCATTTGGTTACGACGCTTTCGGATTGCCTGCAGAAAACGCAGCAATCGCCCATAAGATACATCCAAAGAAATGGACTATGGATAACATAAACACTATTCGTGGACAAATAAAGAAGATGGGGATTAGCTACGATTGGAACAGGGAAGTTATTACGTGCAATGAAGATTATTATAAATGGACACAGTGGATATTCTTAAAACTCTACGAAGCAGGTTTGGCATACAAAAAGCCTGGAGCTGTAAATTGGTGCCCGAGTTGTCAGACAGTTTTGGCTAACGAACAGGTGAAAGATGGAAAATGTGAAAGGTGTGGTACAACTGTCACTATGAAACATCTTGAACAATGGTATTTCAAAATCACAGATTACGCAGAGAAATTGCTCGAAGGGCTCGACAGACTTCCTGGTTGGCCAGAACATGTCAAAACAATGCAAAGAAACTGGATTGGAAAGAGCACAGGTGCCGAAGTTGATTTTCCAGTCGAAGGTCTTGACAAGAAAATCAGAATCTTCACAACAAGGCCAGACACTATCTACGGTGTGACATTCATGGCAATTGCACCTGAATCTCCACTGGTGCTCGAACTTGTAACTGATGAGAAGAGGAAAGAAGTTGAAGAATTCTTAGCGAGAGTTGCTCTTGAAGATAGGTTCAAGAGAACGAGTTTGGAAGCGAAGAAAGAAGGTGTCTTCCTTGGCAGATATGCAATCAACCCGTTGACTGGTGAAAGAATACCGATTTATGTTGCCAACTACATACTCTATGAATACGGAACTGGCGCAATAATGGCTGTTCCAGCTCACGACAAACGAGATTTTGACTTTGCGAAAGCATATGGATTACCGATAAAACAGGTCATCAAACCCAAAGAAGGTGACTGGAATATAGAAGAAGCACCTTACGAAGACGAAGGTGTAATGATTAACAGCGGTCCGTTTGACGGTTTGGACAGTAAGAAAGGCATTGAAGAAGTCATAAAATATATAGAGGAGAAAGGCTATGGAAAACGAAGTGTCCAATACAAACTCAGAGATTGGCTTATCTCAAGACAGCGCTATTGGGGAGCTCCAATTCCAATAATCTATTGTGACAAATGTGGTATCGTGCCTGTTCCGGAAAAAAATTTGCCGGTCAAACTGCCGGAAAACGTTGAATTCTTACCAACAGGTCAATCACCATTGACCTTAAGCGAAGAATTTAAACACACAACATGTCCAAAATGTGGTGGTCCGGCCCACAGAGAAGTAGAGACAATGGATACATTTGTCGATAGTTCTTGGTACTTCTTAAGATACGTGAACCCAAAATTGGAAGATAAACCCTTTGATACTAGCGATGTAAATTACTGGTTACCGGTAGATCAATACATAGGTGGAGTTGAGCACGCTGTTTTACACTTGCTCTATTCGAGATTCATCACAAAAGTCTTACACGACCTTGGTTATGTTGGTTTCGACGAGCCATTCCAGAATCTCTTCACCCAAGGTATGATTTACAAAGATGGTTGGAAGATGAGCAAATCCAAAGGTAACGTTGTCTCCCCAGATGATATGATAGAAAAATACGGTGCCGATACATTGAGAATGTACATACTTTTCATGGCACCCCCAGAAAAAGATGCTGAATGGAGCGATGCAGGAATAGAGGGTGTGAATCGATTTGTTAAAAGGCTTTGGAACAACTACTACAAAATGCTTGATATCATAAACTCACAAGATGGTGAAGAAAGTGAATTTGGAAAAGAAGAAAAAGCGCTCAGAAGAAAATTGCATGCGATGATTAAGAAAATAAAAGAAGACATTGAAGGTGGCTTTAAGTTCAACACTGCAATCGCTGGACTGATGGAATTTAACAACCAACTTTCCGATTACCTTGAAACAGTCCAGAAACCAAACAAAAAATTGTTGAGAGAGATAGCAGAAAAAATAGCGCTTATAATTTCACCATTTGCACCACACATGGCAGAAGAAATGTGGCATGACTTAGGAAAAGAAACATTAATTGTTGAAGAACGCTGGCCAGATTACGATGAAGAAGCACTTAAGGAAGAAGAGATAACAATAGTCGTCCAGGTTAACGGTAAAGTGAGAGGTAGAATCACTGTTCCGGCAGACTCTTCGGAAGACCAAATAAAAGAAAAGGCTGTTGAAAATGTTAAGAAGTTGGTAGAGGGAAAACAGATAGTCAACATCTTCTATGTGCCTGGAAAACTGGTGAATATCGTTGTTAAATAA